The sequence CCTCAAAATTCTCCACTTCTTCCATTGATGTTAATGGAAACTCAACTGGGTTGTCAGCCATTTCCATGTCTTGGCCTGCTGGGTTCAACTTGCTCATCAAATAATTAACTTTAGACATGATTTGCTCTTGTTGATGTTTTATTAATTCCAGCAAGCTCATTATGTGGATTTCtgcagctgtaaaaaaaaaaaaaagaaagaaaaaagtttgtaatatataaataaatttaattcTGCATTGGTCAACTCATTAAGGCACAATTCACTGAACAGATGggaataattaatatatatatatatatatatatatatatatataaatttaaatataggccttaaataatttaatttaggcttttattcacatataaacattgATCAGCAAACATAAACAGAAGCTCAACTAAATGATTAAGTGATTATCATTTTAACCATTATACAGCATGACAAAAACGTTTTCATTGAATAAAACTAGATTAAAATGCCCATAtaaaaaaagaactaaaaaaCAGAATAAGGttaactaaatatgataaaagctAAAAAGTAaatttgacacaggactaagaATACATGAAATAATAGCTGACAAAATAAACACTATTTGAGTCTTATATCCAATGAGGTATTGCTCACCAGAGCAGGCAATACTGTCTGATCCACATCTTCCCCCCCGCCAGGTAGGTCTGTAGACCCTGCTTGCAGAAGGAGTTTGCTCTTCTGCTGGCCTCTGTGAAAAGTGAGGTGGTGAAATGGGTGGAGGTGGAGCAACAGTGCCGCTACTTGGGATAAAAGGTGGTGGTGAGATAACAGGGGCTGGTGGTTGTGTTAAAAGTTTGCCTGGACCCCTGGCTCTCTTTTTCTGAGTACCTTCCTCCTCGCTCTCATCAGAGTCTCCCAAGAAATGACTATAAAATAGattggaaaaaaacaacaatcagCAGTAAATATCTTATCTTGATCTGCAGATGCTCtttttaataattacataaatattttcaCTGGCCTAAGAACTTAAGTTGTAAATCAGTGTAATTGGTTGAGAATGGTTTCTCTGAGAAACCAGGAAACATACTGACCATTTAACTCCATTTCAGCTGGCTTTACCTGTGTGGTGGTTGTCGGGTTTATCATATCataacactaaattatgtttttgagaaAATATAGAGGCCAAAAGTTAATGAAGAATATAAAGGATAATATACGTATACTTACATCGGCTTTGGGCTTCTTTTTGGCCGaatctcctcctcttcctcttcagaCTGTAGATCTGATGTGTTACACATCAGAGATTTCTTCAAGAGTTGTCGTGCCTCAAAGTagtcatttaaaaattaaatagccTACATGTTAAACTTCAGTAGACCTTTAACTGAGTAGAAAAGAACAGAACTACAGACAACAGAACAAGACTGATTAAAAGGATTTTCTTCCCAATTACAGAAGGGCAAAATCCTTTGATATTTGCTTACAATagccattttgaaaaaaaattaaaataaaaaaacaaatgatacAACGCCtaagacagagagagatgaaggacagctgatcgtcctctcAGTGGCagctgcacaggatcggtacaaccaa comes from Xyrauchen texanus isolate HMW12.3.18 chromosome 9, RBS_HiC_50CHRs, whole genome shotgun sequence and encodes:
- the LOC127649577 gene encoding uncharacterized protein LOC127649577 is translated as MCNTSDLQSEEEEEEIRPKRSPKPIHFLGDSDESEEEGTQKKRARGPGKLLTQPPAPVISPPPFIPSSGTVAPPPPISPPHFSQRPAEEQTPSASRVYRPTWRGGRCGSDSIACSAAEIHIMSLLELIKHQQEQIMSKVNYLMSKLNPAGQDMEMADNPVEFPLTSMEEVENFEEWLKNPANTQTKFSVISSLATIGGHDTKRVTWNILSRMFHDDVGRRINWKGMNGKKSFNQMESKKLLLCAVRKSHVSRAATNDEITTNVIRWFNLAADRGSSRSRPTVSILTQQ